The genomic segment GTTAAAGTTTAATCAGCATGGTCTAAACATTCTACACCTTCCACTAAACACATCCATCATCATCTGATCCCTTTCAGCTATGAGTCGATCGTTTCAGTAATCAACCTGCTGTTTTCATTCTTCGTTATTTAGGtagtttattcattatttatgaagaacttattgattttatttgggtttttttattgaCTTAATTTGAAAAAATACGAAATGCATTATGACTGCTATTTTATTAGTTATATATTATCTtatgtgtatttgttttatttatgtatttttgttctGTATTAAGCAACTTTTTACAGAGTtttcaaaaattttatttttagttatttggttttatttacttggttgtttttttaaattttatatttattcttaaTCAAGCTATTTGTTTATTAGTTTAGGtagttattttacttttatttgtttagaattttagttttatgttatttatatttatttttatgttccaAACTaagctatttgtttgtttattatgctGGTTATCATTTCCAGCTATCTGTTTATCTAGTTGCTTGTTTATTTTAGGCAGCtcatgatggtgtgtgtgtgtgtgtgtgtgtgtgtgtgtttatttcagagAGGATCTGACGAACTCTTTTCCTCCTGCGTCTCTAACGGTCCGTATATCATGAGCTCAGGAGCAGGTACGCATCACGTCACAGCTGTTTCATGTTCATGAAGAACCTTTACACTGCCGTCGTCATGCACATAGGAGTCTGTGCAGAATAAGTGGGCGTGTCCTCAAACATTGagctaaatttatttaaatgagctacctatgggttttttttttttcttttctgtgacGAGGGTGAttgattattttgattaatagCTAAACTCGCTTGTGAAGTTGTAAACGCCGGCGTGGTTGTTTGCGTCTCCAGCGAACGGTAACGACAGTAAGAAGTTTAAAGGGGACATCAGGAGTCCGGGAGTCCCCTCTCGGGTCGTCCACGTCAGGAAGTTACCCAGCGACATCAACGAGGCCGAGGTGATCTCGTTAGGACTTCCCTTCGGCAAAGTGACCAACCTGCTGATGCTCAAGGGCAAAAACcaggtgtgtgtgggagacTGGCATTAGCTAGTGAGTGGGAGTGGGCCAAGCCTTAACTGAAAAAAGATAAAAGCTCATGGTCAGGAAGTTGTTCAGTCATGTATTCATAAGTGTGTTGTGTGACCTCAGGCATTTCTGGAGATGAACACTGAGGAGTCTGCTCAGACCATGGTGAACTATTACTCCTCAGTCACGCCCGTCATCCGAAATCATCCCGTCTTCATGCAGTACTCCAACCACAAGGAGCTGAAGACCGACAACTCGCCCAACCAAGTGGTACATCACTGTCATTAACACAAACTTACACACactgtggtttgggacatgccCAAAGTGGACTactgatggtgtttatgtgcacTATGTAacgaataataaataaacaccatcaGTAGTCCactgtgggtgtgtcccaaaccacacactatGTTCCCATTGACCCGGAAGCATTATTGTCCCCACCCCATTGGTTTCTACCAGTTTACTGCCCCACCCCTTTGTCTTTGTACTGTTCTTGGCTCCGCCCCTTTGTCCACTCTATGGCTGGATGATTTTGTACCGACTTGCTGATTAGCACAGTGTGTAATATGGTATTGGTGGTGGTGTAGCGTGCTCAGGCGGCCCTGCAGGCGGTGAACGCGGTTCAGACAGCCAGCGTGCCTCTAAGCGGCATGGATGCAGGAGGATCAGGAGGATCAGGAAGTCCTGTACTGAGGGTGATTGTGGAGAACCTGTTCTACCCTGTCACTCTGGAGGTTCTGCACCAGGTAACTGCACAACAGTACAGCGTTTTATTCTGACCATTTATACACTCTGCATATAGAACTCGTTTAATTCTGTTTCTTCATGTTGGGGTAGATCTTCTCAAAGTTTGGCACGGTGCTGAAGATCATCACGTTTACCAAAAACAATCAGTTCCAGGCTCTGGTTCAGTACTCGGACCCCATGACTGCTCAGCACGCCAAGCTGGTGAGCCGCTAACTATGCTCCCTCAGTGTGTAAAATCTACAGTCATTAATCAAATAAAGTGGTGTTGGATTGTAGAGGATAAAGATTAACTACAGAACCAGAACATGGACAGGGTTCTCCATGTTCTGATGAAGAGCTAAATCTTCAGTGATTACACCCACCTGCTGTTGTAACCATAAccactgtcctgtgctcatcccaggactctctTCCTCACCACTGTCGTTCTTTACACGTCTAAAtccacatctggatttctgttaAACTAttaaatgtttggtttttttttttcgcctcTTCAGTCTCTGGATGGACAGAACATCTATAATGCTTGCTGTACGCTGCGCATCAGCTTCTCCAGACTCACCAGCCTGAACGTCAAGTACAACAACGATAAGAGCAGAGACTACACTCGGCCCGATCTGCCCACGGGGGACGGCCCGGCCTCGCTCGAATCGCAGACCATGGCCACCACCGCCTTCAGTAAGAGCATCACAGCACTGCGGGGGCGTTTATTTCTCACTGTAGCACTCATTAGGAATAACGGATTTTCTCGAAGATGCATCGTTGTGTACAGCTTATTAATGAACTACTTATTTCCTaatcctttctttctgtttgtgttGATCAGCTCCTGGTTTAATCTCGGCATCTCCGTTTGCGAGTGCTCACGGTTTCCCTCAAGCGTTCACCCTCCAGCAGGCTGCAGGTCAGattacacctgtacacaccgCATTAGAGTTCAAAACTCCTAATAATTATTCCTTTAAAAGCACTTTCAGTCATGTATGCTTAGCTAATCTAGCTTCTGTTGTAACTAACATTGCTCTTTTCCCAGTCGTAGGTCTGATATTCGCAAGCGTAGTGCTTGCATGGAAAATTGTGCAAACAGTCATGCAATAAGAATATGAATTtaataggggtgtaacgatacacaACTCGCTATTTGAAATTCtcatatttttgatattttatgaCTGTAAAAAACTACCCTTTTTGTTTCTGAACCTTAAACCGTGCAAAAACAATACTGTATAAAACTAAAGTTAAAGTTGCTATGAACAGAAGTtcaatattgtaaataaaacgtaCTACATGTTcaccatatcttaaaaataaggaaatatcgtatttattttaaaaaatgtgtttaaaaaaagtttgaaacatGATGAGCTCCGTGACAGCACACAAGACAGCATTTCTGActagaaatagagctccaaagagGCTAAAATGCCCCTTGACGCATTTTTGCATCATGGGCGAGGAAAAAgtatttactgtaaaaacaaTTATTGAAATATTGGGATTGTAGAATAAACCTGAGACATTAGTTTCAagtaaacgtttatcttcaggTTCTGCATCACATCCCGTCACACTTTAATGCATTGATCTGGTATCGTCATGGCGACACCCAGTGTATTTCCTTTGGTACATCAAACCTTGTGACCTCTGAGATGGCTCCGCCCATTTACCACTCTTTTAATTGtgcaaataattttaaaaatatcccTGATGACGCAAAGAAgcgattttatattttgtgtttttggtttttcccGTCCTCAGGTCTGTCTTTTCCCGGTGTTCCCAGTGGCTTGGCGTCTCTCGGCGTTTCGGCGGCCACTGCGGGTCGACTCGCGCTGACCGGCCtgaacaccacaacacacactgtcctGCTCGTCAGCAACCTCAACcccgaggtgtgtgtgtgtgtgtgagagagagagagagagagagggatcaCTTTGTTGTGAAGTTATTTAACTCGTGTATAGATGATAACCGTTAGATAAATCACTCGATTTGTtcagtatttttattgatttaggGATTTCGTATTTTTCATCAGATATTCCAGTTTCTGCAGTATTTAATAAAAGATGAATTGTAAGTCATTTTAGACTTTAAAGCAGGAATAAAGTAAAGCTGACGTGTCGGTTTTGACCATGAATCATGTTTTATAATTTTCTCTTTGCCTTTTCCTGTGTTTCATTGTTAATCTGtttctcctctttttctcttaGTGAAGGCATTTAATTTTAGCGACTTCTGCAACACTGTGTGTACTCACCTgatcttctgttttttttttttcttctttctctctctctctgttgttttttttatttttatatctccATCTTGCTCgtcctggctttttttttctccccattgACGACGAACGACAAACCCACATTTGTTCTCTCctggatttttttctccttcttttacGTTCTGTTGTTTGGATCTGCGGAAATGTCGAACCTGCACTTCTCCGATCTTTCTCCCTTCCCTTCCTCCCTCGCTGCCTTCCTCTGCTGTCTCTAAAGAGCGTTACGCCCCAATGCCTCTTTATTCTTTTCGGTATGTTATCACAGCCATCTCCTCCTTTTTGTGTTTCATATTTATAACCGTTCTGTCTCAGTATCTCCACCAATCAGCTTCAGGCAGATGCAGACATCATACGGGATGGGTTTAAGTTAGCAGGTTAGCTAATCGGCAACAAGATGCagcatttttactttttgtcacatcataaaaatctttaaacaaaaattaacCAGCTCTCTTCATGTTTAATTGAGGATTTTAATCAGGAAGTAACTTGTGTGCAATTTTCAGAAAAAGTGAGCTGCAGTGTGAAACGAGATCCACGTTTAAGGTTGTTTAAAGTGTAAAGTCCCTTTTGCAAAGCAGTTTATGCCAAAGTTTACACGCTCGAATCTCTATAATAACGagaaaattttgtttgtttcttgatcCAGAAGTGTGATTAATAGGATGTGCCCTAGGTAGTGACACTGCATTTTAGTGTGTGCTTGTGCATGTATAGGGATCATTTTAGATCCTTTTGGTTTCTGAGATGGAAGTGTTGCATCTTGTTGCCCATTCCTAAAGTCCTCTAAGCACCCCGTCCGATTTTAAACTCCATCTTAGCAATTTGCATGACGTTTATTTTGCATGTTGTCATAAATCAGATCACATGATCACACAGCTGTAGACTGTATAGTCATTACGTAGGTGTAGTGTACACCAGGGCTGAGTTGCAGACAGGATGTAGCGCAGACTGATTACAATCAAACCCAGAATTGTAGTTATTATTGAATTACAGACATCACGTCTGTTAGTGATGAAGTGTGTTGTTTTAGTGCATGCCGTAACACCATCACTGAATTTCACTGATTTAATGATCTGTGTGTCAGGACTGAATGAagcgttgtgtgtgtttgtgtgtgttgaaggTGTGTATGGCGACGTGATGAGGGTGAAGATCCTCTTCAATAAGAAAGAAAACGCTCTGGTGCAGATGGCAGATGCAACACAAGCACAGCTCGGTAAAtacgagcttttttttttaatttaattgcgAGCTGAAAATAGAATTCATTGTTTACAGTATTGGATGGAGCGAGGGAGGGTGGGTATAGATGGGGGttggaaagagaaaagaagggGTAAGGAATGAGTGGAGTGTAGGGATGGAGGGGGGGATATAGGGATGGAGAgcgggatggggtagagggaggtgatggagggatggagagagggatggagagtgggatggggtagagggaggggatggagagggggagggatggGGGGATATAGGGCTGGAGaatgggatggggtagaggggggtgatggagggatggagaatgggatggggtagagggaggtgatggagaatgggatggggtagagggaggtgatgAAGGGATGGAGAGTGGGATAGGGTAGAGGGAGGGGATGGAGAGGGGAAGGGATGGGGGGGATATAGGGATGGAGTGTAGGGATGGAGAgcgggatggggtagagggaggtgatggagggatggagagggggagggatggGGGGATATAGGGCTGGAGaatgggatggggtagaggggtgtgatggagggatggagaatgggatggggtagagggaggtgatggagaatgggatggggtagagggaggggaTGGAGAGGAGAAGGGATGGGGGGATATAGGGATGGAGTGTAGGGATGGAGAgcgggatggggtagagggaggtgatggagggatggagagtgggatggggtagagggaggggatggggagggatgggggggatatagggatggagagcgggatggggtagagggaggtgatggagggatggagagggggagggatggGGGGATATAGGGCTGGAGaatgggatggggtagaggggggtgatggagggatggagaatgggatggggtagagggaggtgatggagaatgggatggggtagagggaggtgatgaagggatggagagtgggatggggtagagggaggggaTGGAGAGGGGAAGGGATGGGGGGATATAGGGATGGAGTGTAGGGATGGAGAgcgggatggggtagagggaggtgatggagggatggagagtgggatggggtagagggaggggaTGGGGAGGGATGGGGGGGATATAGGGATGGAGAGCGGGATGGGAGGGGATGGGGAGGGATGGGGGGATATAGGGATGGAGAgcgggatggggtagagggaggtgatggagggatggagagggggagggatggGGGGATATAGGGCTGGAGaatgggatggggtagaggggggtgatggagggatggagaatgggatggggtagagggaggtgatggagaatgggatggggtagagggaggtgatgaagggatggagagtgggatggggtagagggaggggaTGGAGAGGGGAAGGGATGGGGGGATATAGGGATGGAGTGTAGGGATGGAGAgcgggatggggtagagggaggtgatggagggatggagagtgggatggggtagagggaggggatggggagggatgggggggatatagggatggagagcgggatggggtagaggggggtgatggagagtgggatggggtagagggagggatggagaatgggatggggtagagggaggtgatggaaaggggatggatggagagggggatgaggatggagagggggagggatggagagggggagggatggGGGGATATAGGGCTGGAGaatgggatggggtagaggggggtgatggagggatggagaatgggatggggtagagggaggtgatggagaatgggatggggtagagggaggtgatgaagggatggagagtgggatggggtagagggaggggaTGGAGAGGGGAAGGGATGGGGGGGATATAGGGATGGAGTGgcgggatggggtagagggaggtgatggagggatggagagtgggatggggtagagggaggggaTGGGGAGGGATGGGGGGATATAGGGATGGAGAgcgggatggggtagaggggggtgatggagagtgggatggggtagagggagggatggagaatgggatggggtagagggaggtgatggaaaggggatggatggagagggggatgaggatggagagggggagggatggggggatatagggatggagaatgggatggggtagaggggggtgatggagggatggagaatgggatggggtagagggaggtgatggagaatgggatggggtagagggaggtgatggagaatgggatggggtagagggaggtgatggagggatggaaaggggatggatggagagggggatggatggagggggGAGGGGTGATGGAGaatgggatggggtagagggaggtgatggagaatgggatggggtagagggaggtgatgaagggatggagagtgggatggggtagagggaggggaTGGAGAGGGGAAGGGATGGGGGGGATATAGGGATGGAGAgcgggatggggtagagggaggtgatggagggatggagagtgggatggggtagagggaggtgatggagggatggagagtgggatggggtagagggaggggatggagagggggagggatgggggatatagggatggagagcgggatggggtagaggggggtgatggagagtgggatggggtagagggaggtgatggaaaggggatggatggagagggggatgaggatggagagggggagggatggGGGAATATAGGGATGGAGaatgggatggggtagagggagggatggagagagggatggagagtgggatggggtagagggaggggatggagagggggagggatggGGGGGATATAGGGATGTAGAgcgggatggggtagagggcgttgatggagagtgggatggggtagagggagggatggagaatgggatggggtagagggaggtgatggagaatgggatggggtagagggaggtgatggagggatggaaaggggatggatggagagggggatgaggatggagagggggatggatggaggggggagggatgggggatatagggatggagagcgggatggggtagaggggggtgatggagagtgggatggggtagagggaggtgatggagggatggagaggggatgaggatggagggggggatatagggatggagagcgggatggggtagagggaggtgatggagggatggagagtgggatggggtagagggaggggatggagagatggagagtgggatggggtagagggaggtgatggagggctggagagtgggatggggtagagggaggtgatggagaatgggatggggtagagggaggtgatggagggatggaaaggggatggatggagagggggatgaggatggagagggggatggaggggggagggatgggggatatagggatggagagcgggatggggtagaggggggtgatggagagatggagagtgggatggggtagagggaggtgatggagggctGGAGaatgggatggggtagagggcggtgatggagggatggagagtgggatggggtagagggaggtgatggagggatggagaatgggatggggtagagggaggtgatggagggatggaaaggggatggatggagagggggatgaggatggagagggggatggatggaggggaGAGGGGATGGGGATGGAGGGGGGATATAGGgatggagagtgggatggggtagagggaggtgatggagaatgggatggggtagagggaggtgatggagaatgggatggggtagagggaggtgatggagggatggaaaggggatggatggaggggggagggatgggggatatagggatggagagcgggatggggtagaggggggtgatggagggatggaaaggggatggatggagagggggatgaggatggagagggggatggatggagagggggatgaggatggagagggggatggatggaggggaTGGGGATGGAGGGGGGGATATAGGgatggagagtgggatggggtagagggaggtgatggagaatgggatggggtagagggaggtgatggagaatgggatggggtagagggaggtgatggagggatggaaaggggatggatggaggggggagggatgggggatatagggatggagagcgggatggggtagaggggggtgatggagagatggagagggggatgaggatggagagggggatggatggaggggaGAGGGGATGGGGATGGAGGGGGGGATATAGGgatggagagtgggatggggtagagggagggatggagagtgggatggggtagagggagggagggatggagaatgggatggggtagagggaggtgatggagggatggaaaggggatggatggagagggggatggaggggggagggatgggggatatagggatggagagcgggatggggtagaggggggtgatggagagatggagagtgggatggggtagagggaggtgatggagggctggaggatggggtagagggaggtgatggagggatggagagtgggatggggtagagggaggtgatggagggatggagagtgggatggggtagagggaggtgatggagggatggagaatgggatggggtagagggaggtgatggagggatggaaaggggatggatggagagggggatgaggatggaggggggagggatgggggatatagggatggagagcgggatggggtagaggggggtgatggagagatggagagtgggatgggGGAGAGGGGATGGGGATGGAGGGGGGGATATAGGgatggagagtgggatggggtagagggagggagggatggagaatgggatggggtagagggaggtgatggagggatggaaaggggatggatggagagggggatggatggaggggggagggatgggggatatagggatggagagcgggatggggtagaggggggtgatggagagatggagagtgggatggggtagagggaggtgatggagggctggaggatggggtagagggaggtgatggagggatggagagtgggatggggtagagggaggtgatggagggatggagaatgggatggggtagagggaggtgatggagggatggaaaggggatggatggagagggggatgaggatggaggggggagggatgggggatatagggatggagagcgggatggggtagaggggggtgatggagagatggagagtgggatggggtagagggaggtgatggagggctGGAGGATGGGGTAGAGagggtgatggagggatggagagtgggatggggtagagggaggtgatggagggatggaaaggggatggatggagagggggatgaggatggaggggggagggatggagagcgggatggggtagagggaggtgatagagggatggagagtgggatggggtagagggaggtgatggagggatggaaaggggatggatggagagggggatggatggaggggggagggatgggggatatagggatggagagcgggatggggtagaggggggtgatggagagatggagagtgggatggggtagagggaggtgatggagggctggaggatggggtagagggaggtgatatagggatggagagcgggatggggtagagggaggtgatggagggatggagagtgggatgggggagggatgggggggatatagggatggagagcgggatggggtagaggggggTTGATGGAGaatgggatggggtagagggaggtgatggagggatggaaaggggatggatggagagggggatgaggatggaggggggagggatgggggatatagggatggagagcgggatggggtagagggaggtgatggagggatggagagtgggatgggggagggatgggggggatatagggatggagagcgggatggggtagaggggggTTGATGGAGaatgggatggggtagagggaggtgatggagggatggaaaggggatggatggagagggggatgaggatggaggggggagggatgggggggatatagggatggagagcgggatggggtagagggggggtgatggagggatggagaggggatgaggatggagggggggatatagggatggggtagagggaggtgatggagggatggagagtgggatggggtagagggaggggatggagagggggagggatgggggatatagggatggagagcgggatggggtagaggggggtgatggagagatggagagtgggatggggtagagggaggtgatggagggctggagagtgggatggggtagagggaggtgatggagggctGGAGaatgggatggggtagagggaggtgatggagggatggagagtgggatggggttgagggaggtgatggagggctGGAGaatgggatggggtagagggaggtgatggagggatggagagtgggatgggGTTGAGGGGggtgatggagagatggagagtgggatggggtagagggaggggatggagagatggagagtgggatggggtagagggaggtgatggagggctGGAGaatgggatggggtagagggaggtgatggagggatggagagtgggatggggtagagggaggggatggagggatggagagtgggatggggtagagggaggggatggagggatggagagtgggatggggtagagggagggatggagagtgggatggggtagagggaggggatggagagggggagggatgggggatatagggatggagagcgggatggggtagagggggagatggagagtgggatggggtagagggaggtgatggagggctAGAGaatgggatggggtagagggaggtgatggagggatggagagtgggatggggtagagggaggggatggagggatggggtagagggagggatgggggatatagggatggagagcgggatggggtagagggggatggatggagggagggatgggggggatatagggatggagagtgggatggggtagagggaggggaTGGAGAgcgggatggggtagagggaggtgatggagggacggagagggggatgaggatggagaggaggagggatggagggggggatatagggatggagagtgggatggggtagagggaggggaTGGAGAgcgggatggggtagagggaggtgatggagggacggagagggggatgaggatggagaggaggagggatggagggggggatatagggatggagagtgggatggggtagagggaggtgatggagggatggagagggggatggatggagagggggatgaggatggaaggatggagagggggagggatggggggatatagggatggagagtgggatggggatggagagggggatgaggaTGGGGGGATGGAGGGGGGGATATAGGgatggagagtgggatggggtagagggggatggatggagggatggagagtgggATGAGGATGGGGGGATGGAGAGGGGAATGGGGATgtagggatggagagggggTGGATGGAGGGGGGatagggatggagggatggagagggggatgaggatggagggatggagagggggatggatggagagggggagggatgggggatatagggatggagagtgggatggggtagagggaggggatggagagtgggatggggatggagagggggatgaggaTGGGGGGATGGAGGGGGGGATATAGGgatggagagtgggatggggtagagggggatggatggagggatggagagtgggATGAGGATGGGGGGATGGAGAGGGGAATGGGGATgtagggatggagagggggTGGATGGAGGGGGGatagggatggagggatggagagggggatgaggatggagggatggagagggggatggatggagagggggagggatggggggatatagggatggagagtgggatggggtagagggaggggatggagagggggatgaggaTGGGGGGATGGAGAGGGGAATGGGGATgtagggatggagagggggatgaggaTGGGGGGATGCAGGGGGGGATATGGGGATGGAGAGCGggatgggatggatggagggatggagagtgggatggggtagagggaggtgatggagggatggagagggggatgaggatggaaggatggagagggggagggatgggggggatatagggatggagagtgggatggggtagagggaggggatggagagggggatatGGAGGGGGGATATAGGGATGGAGAgcgggatggggtagagggggatggatggagggatggagagtgggatggggtagagggaggtgatggaaggatggagagggggatgaggatggggggatatagggatggagagtgggatggggtagagggaggggatggagagggggatgaggaTGGGGGGATGGAGAGGGGAATGGGGATgtagggatggagagggggatgaggaTGGGGGGATGCAGGGGGGGATATGGGGATGGAGAGCGggatgggatggatggagggatggagagtgg from the Ictalurus furcatus strain D&B chromosome 17, Billie_1.0, whole genome shotgun sequence genome contains:
- the ptbp1a gene encoding polypyrimidine tract-binding protein 1a — translated: MDGRLETDLYPLGSSYVTDIDGVHDITVGTKRGSDELFSSCVSNGPYIMSSGAANGNDSKKFKGDIRSPGVPSRVVHVRKLPSDINEAEVISLGLPFGKVTNLLMLKGKNQAFLEMNTEESAQTMVNYYSSVTPVIRNHPVFMQYSNHKELKTDNSPNQVRAQAALQAVNAVQTASVPLSGMDAGGSGGSGSPVLRVIVENLFYPVTLEVLHQIFSKFGTVLKIITFTKNNQFQALVQYSDPMTAQHAKLSLDGQNIYNACCTLRISFSRLTSLNVKYNNDKSRDYTRPDLPTGDGPASLESQTMATTAFTPGLISASPFASAHGFPQAFTLQQAAGLSFPGVPSGLASLGVSAATAGRLALTGLNTTTHTVLLVSNLNPESVTPQCLFILFGVYGDVMRVKILFNKKENALVQMADATQAQLAMSYLNGQKLHGKPLRVTLSKHTTVQLPREGHEDQGLTKDFSTSPLHRFKKPGSKNYSNIFPPSSTLHLSNIPPAVGEDDLKGLFISSGATVKAFKFFQKDHKMALIQLGSVEEAIESLIEFHNHDLGENHHLRVSFSKSTI